One Aphelocoma coerulescens isolate FSJ_1873_10779 chromosome 5, UR_Acoe_1.0, whole genome shotgun sequence DNA segment encodes these proteins:
- the LOC138111258 gene encoding antigen WC1.1-like, with translation MGPAVALGLLVCVRLCAGSGELRLVGGGGRCAGRVEVKHGGEWGSVCVFDFDWEARWAIVVCRQLGCGRVATASPYAPFGQGSGRIWLQPFFCRGTEEALEQCPNFGWGQHFCGHEWDVGVTCRDAVELRLAGGGSPCAGRVEVKLRGRWGSVGDDFWDMEDAEVVCQHLGCGSAAGAYFAVESFGAGDGPVSLARVDCKGNESTLWDCEIHGWGPYGSIHTFDTAVTCQGFSRLVGGDGACAGRLEVRQGRAWVGVCEDQVDMKVAQVVCRELGCGAALSIPGSERFGAGSGPLWGGGFQCNGTEPLLSACARHPPHSQGCSTGPASVICSPYTGFRLGNSSSGCTGRVEVAVRGTWGSVCASEWELADAHVLCRHLGCGRAFTVPPGGSFGSGDGPLRPDAFGCSGSERHPGECPVAVLGKPPCAPGNAAAVNCSGIVESLQLVEGETRCNGWLEFAISPGTWRRVPGELLVVWNFSNVCREMGCGGLDNSIAVRGEDILWNIDESERKIIERVIETIQGMTTELTGAYYTFSDWFKMNVVTSPGISHGADIVCSGSRRVRLVGSSGRCAGRVEVYSSGTWSTVCQEGWDLRDAAVVCRELGCGTALEAPSSARFGPGTGPLWPYIPDCSGTEESLWECGRSEWRQCGRGGGAGAVCSEQLSVRLAGGRGRCRGFLEVSHNGTWGRVCANGTSPGTANTVCQQLGCGDRGWLSAFPAQQPAPAWLAWVGCEDGARSLWGCPSAPWNLQSCGPGGDAHVACDGDSDGITETDTTPHPDGATSTGVRGSTAAAVTVGTVPVPTVLCVVLGTLLCLALGALAVLLCRARAWRRGPGRAADAIANAVYEELDYTAMPEYQEVPSRPGSLSEGSVKKLPYYTGDSAEGSDTEGTPEPPARPEHGTPDGYDDALGVAQEPPAPSTGDISEGVAQRRWICVLPTGGIYSPPSAPGATRTPLEQPPVHTDYDDVGSSALGPSP, from the exons ATGGGGCCGGCGGtggcgctggggctgctggtgtGCGTGCGGCTGTGTGCGG GCTCCGGGGAGCTGCGTCTGgtgggcggcggcgggcgctgtGCCGGGCGCGTGGAGGTGAAGCACGGCGGTGAGTGGGGCTCCGTCTGCGTCTTCGACTTCGACTGGGAAGCCCGCTGGGCCATCGTGGTGTGCcggcagctgggctgtggccgggTGGCCACGGCGTCCCCGTACGCCCCGTTCGGGCAGGGCAGCGGGCGCATCTGGCTGCAGCCCTTCTTCTGCCGCGGCACCGAGGAGGCGCTGGAGCAGTGTCCGAACTTCGGGTGGGGACAGCACTTCTGCGGCCACGAGTGGGATGTGGGGGTGACCTGCAGAG ATGCCGTGGAGCTGAGGCTGGCGGGCGGCGGCAGTCCCTGCGCCGGGAGGGTGGAAGTGAAGCTTCGGGGACGCTGGGGCTCGGTGGGAGATGACTTCTGGGATATGGAGGACGCCGAGGTGGTGTGCCAGCATCTGGGCTGTGGCTCGGCGGCCGGTGCCTACTTTGCCGTCGAGAGCTTTGGTGCAGGGGATGGGCCCGTCAGTCTGGCCAGGGTGGACTGCAAAGGAAATGAGTCCACTCTCTGGGACTGCGAGATCCATGGCTGGGGACCCTATGGCAGCATCCATACCTTCGACACTGCTGTTACTTGCCAAG GATTTTCCCGGCTGGTCGGAGGTGATGGAGCCTGTGCCGGGCGGCTGGAGGTACGGCAGGGCCGGGCCTGGGTGGGTGTCTGCGAGGATCAGGTGGACATGAAGGTGGCGCAGGTGGTTTgccgggagctgggctgtggagcGGCGCTCTCCATCCCCGGCAGCGAGCGATTTGGGGCAGGATCGGGGCCGCTCTGGGGCGGGGGCTTCCAGTGCAATGGCACCGAGCCCCTCCTCAGCGCCTGTGCCCGGCATCCgccccacagccagggctgcagcacGGGCCCTGCCAGCGTCATCTGCTCCC CCTACACGGGCTTCCGGCTGGGCAACAGCAGCTCGGGATGCACCGGGCGGGTGGAGGTGGCAGTGAGGGGGACGTGGGGGTCCGTCTGCGCCAGCGAGTGGGAGCTGGCCGATGCCCACGTCCTGTGCCGCCACCTGGGCTGCGGCCGCGCCTTCACCGTGCCCCCGGGAGGCTCCTTTGGCAGCGGGGACGGGCCACTGCGGCCGGACGCCTTCGGCTGCAGCGGGAGCGAGCGGCACCCGGGCGAGTGCCCCGTGGCCGTGCTGGGGaagcccccctgtgcccccggaAACGCCGCTGCCGTCAACTGCTCAG GCATTGTTGAATCCCTGCAGCTGGTGGAGGGTGAGACCCGGTGCAATGGGTGGTTGGAGTTCGCCATAAGCCCTGGGACCTGGCGCCGTGTGCCAGGAGAGCTTTTGGTCGTATGGAATTTCAGCAACGTGTGCAGGGAGATGGGCTGTGGAGGGCTGGACAACAGCATTGCTGTCCGTGGTGAGGACATCCTCTGGAACATTGACGAGAGCGAGAGGAAAATCATTGAGAGGGTGATCGAAACAATCCAGGGGATGACCACCGAGCTGACAGGAGCATACTACACATTCAGTGATTGGTTCAAGATGAACGTGGTTACCTCTCCTGGCATATCTCATGGGGCAGACATTGTCTGCTCAG GCAGCCGGCGGGTGCGGCTGGTGGGGAGCTCTGGGCGCTGTGCCGGGCGCGTGGAGGTCTATTCCAGTGGCACATGGAGCACCGTCTGCCAGGAAGGCTGGGATCTGCGGGACGCTGCCGTTGTCTgccgggagctgggctgtggcacgGCGCTGGAGGCACCGAGCTCGGCGCGCTTCGGTCCCGGCACGGGGCCGCTGTGGCCGTACATCCCTGACTGCTCCGGGACCGAGGAGTCTCTCTGGGAATGCGGGCGTTCGGAATGGCGCCAGTGCGGGCGTGGCGGCGGGGCAGGGGCCGTCTGCTCAG agcagctctccgTGCGGCTGGCGGGCGGCCGCGGGCGCTGCCGCGGgttcctggaggtgtcccacaACGGCACCTGGGGCCGCGTGTGCGCCaatggcaccagccccggcaccgccaaCACCGTCTGCCaacagctgggctgtggggaccGGGGCTGGCTGTCGGCGTTCCCCGCCCAGCAGCCGGCCCCCGCCTGGCTGGCCTGGGTGGGCTGTGAGGACGGGGCCCGCTCGCTCTGGGGGTGCCCCTCGGCACCCTGGAATCTGCAGAGCTGTGGCCCAGGCGGGGACGCCCACGTGGCTTGTGATGGGGACAGTGATGGCATCACTGAGACGGACACTACCCCCCATCCCGACGGTGCCACGAGCACAG GTGTCCGTGGCAGCACAGCCGCAGCGGTGACCGTGGGGACTGTGCCTGTGCCAACTGTCCTGTGCGTGGTGCTGGGGacgctgctgtgcctggccctgggcgccctggctgtgctgctgtgccgtGCCCGCGCCTGGCGCCGAG gccctggcagagctgcagatgCCATCGCCAACGCTGTCTACGAGGAGCTGGACTACACCGCGATGCCGGAGTACCAGGAGGTGCCCAGTCGGCCAG GTTCCCTGTCAGAGGGGTCGGTGAAGAAGCTGCCCTATTACACTGGGGACAGCGCGGAGGGGAGTGACACCGAGGGAACCCCAG agccccctgcccggcccgagCACGGAACCCCGGATGGCTACGACGATGCCCTGGGTGTGGCACAGGAgccccctgctcccagcactggggACATCTCCGAGGGCGTGGCACAGAGGAGGTGGATCTGTGTCCTCCCCACAG GTGGGATCTACTCCCCTCCGAGTGCCCCAGGAGCCACCAGGACCCCCTTGGAACAGCCCCCGGTGCACACAGACTATGATGATGTCGGCAGCAGCGCCCTGGGGCCGTCGCCATGA
- the AIP gene encoding AH receptor-interacting protein, which translates to MAQQVEQLRADGVDKEVLREGTGPLPDFCDGTKATFHYRTLRCGDEETPVDDSRARGKPMELIVGKKFKLPVWEAALRTMRPGERARFRCDAKHVVLYPLVSKSLRNIAAGKDPLEGQRHCCSIAQMHEHYSLGYPDLDELQKNPQPLIFDIEVLKVEPPGSYQQDPWAMTDEEKLQAVPQIHKEGNELYRQGKVPEAAAKYYDAIACLKNLQMKEQPGSPDWIELDQKITPLLLNYCQCKLQCEEYYEVLDHCSSILNKYEDNVKAYFKRGKAHAAVWNVAEAQADFAKVLALDPSLRPVVSKELRSLEARLREKDAEDKIRFKGIFSQ; encoded by the exons ATGGCGCAGCAGGTCGAGCAGCTGCGGGCGGACGGCGTGGACAAGGAGGTGCTGCGGGAGGGCACCGGGCCGCTGCCGGACTTCTGCGACGGCACCAAG GCCACCTTCCACTACCGGACGCTGCGGTGCGGCGATGAGGAGACGCCGGTGGACGATAGCAGGGCGCGGGGGAAGCCCATGGAGCTCATCGTCGGGAAAAAGTTCAAGCTGCCGGTGTGGGAAGCGGCGCTGCGAACCATGCGGCCCGGCGAGCGTGCGCGCTTCCGCTGCGACGCCAAG CACGTGGTGCTTTACCCGCTGGTGTCCAAGAGCCTGCGGAACATCGCAGCAGGGAAGGATCCGCTGGAGGGGCAGCGGCACTGCTGTAGCATCGCCCAGATGCACGAGCACTACTCCCTGGGGTACCCCGACCTCGACGAACTCCAGAAGaacccccagcccctcatcTTCGATATCGAGGTGCTGAAG GTGGAGCCACCCGGCTCCTACCAGCAGGACCCATGGGCCATGACAGATGAGGAGAAGCTCCAGGCTGTGCCCCAGATCCACAAGGAAGGCAACGAGCTGTACCGGCAGGGCAAGGTACCTGAGGCAGCTGCCAAATACTATGATGCCATCGCCTGTCTCAAGAACCTGCAGATGAAG GAGCAACCGGGCTCTCCGGACTGGATCGAGCTTGACCAGAAGATCACACCCCTGCTCTTAAACTACTGCCAGTGCAAGCTGCAGTGTGAGGAGTACTATGAGGTGCTGGACCACTGCTCCTCCATCCTCAACAAGTACGAGG ACAATGTCAAGGCCTACTTCAAGCGGGGCAAGGCCCACGCGGCCGTGTGGAACGTGGCTGAGGCACAGGCTGACTTCGCCAAAGTCCTGGCCCTCGACCCCTCACTGCGCCCCGTGGTCTCCAAGGAGCTGCGGAGCCTGGAAGCACGGCTGCGGGAGAAGGACGCCGAAGACAAGATCCGCTTCAAGGGCATCTTCTCCCAATAG